In Methylobacterium sp. WL1, the sequence ATATTGCGCAATCTCTACGTGGGAAAATAACATGGAAGACAGAGAACTAAAGCTTGCGATCATAATAAATTGTCATAATTATGAAGATTACGTTCGAAATGCGATCGCAAGCGTACTCTCCCAGGACACGACCCACCGCGATGTCATCGTCGTCGATGATGGATCGACTGATCGTTCGTGGGAGGTAATCGAGCAGTTCAAGGTTCGCGCGTTCAGGAAAGAGAACGGCGGTCAAGTCAGCGCCTGCCGATACGGCGTGTCAAAAACGGATGCCCCGTTCATCCTGTTCTTGGATGCCGACGACGAACTCGTTCCGGGCTCGATACAGACGATCATCCAGCATCTCGATGCGGACGTTGCGAAGCTACAGTTCCCATTGCTTCGCATCGACAGCAACGGCACGCCGCTCGGCACGTCTTTTCCGAATCTGGCGAAAGGCCGGGCGCGCGCCACGTTCGTCAAGGCCATCGAGAGGGCGGGGACCTACATCTCGCCACCGACCTCGGGCAACGTGTTTCGCAGGGACCTGTGCGCGCTCCTGGAGGACGCCCATTACGATTCGGCCGTCGACGGCGTGATGCTGCTCGCCGCGCCGTTCCACGGTGACGTCGTGAGCCTGTCCGAACCGCTCGGCCGCTACAGATTGCACAACAAGAACAAGTCCGGCACCAACCGGACACCGACGGTGGCCCTGATCAGAAAGCACCAGAAACGGTTCGTCGATCGGCTGGAACATCTTAGAACCGCACTGCCCGACAGGGATGGATCCTGCAAAATCGCCTCACCGACCCGTATGTACATGCATGCTCGGTACAATAATTACTGCGATATACTGGAGATGCGCCGCATCACCTGGGCGGGCGTCGTCGTCACGATCCGATCGTTCCCGACCTGGTACAGCCCGCTCAGGCGCGTATCCGTCGTGCTGTTCCTGCTGGCCTGCACAATCCTGCCGCGCCGGACGGTCAGATCGATCCTGGAGGCGCGTCTGACCGGGAGTTGGAGGCCTGTCGTGTCGAACATCCGCACCTTGGGCATGGCCCGGTCGGGCTGATGGGCCGCAAGCCGGCCTTTGCCCGCATCCGGCAGCGATCGGGGACCATCGGCCCCGGTAGGGAGAGGCGGCACACGCGCGCCAGACGTGGGACGACCGGTGCCCACGCCGGCGAGCACCGGAACCGGAGCGCAAGACGAAGCGATCGCGGAGACGGCAATGGCGAGATCTCCGGGGCGTCAGGCTTGCCCGCGATAGTCCGTCCGGGCTCTTTTTGCCGACCGGCCCAGAACGTGCTTGGATGCAGACGCCGGAACGACGCATCTCGATAGAGGCATCGGTTCCGGATGTCTGCGCGGGGCCCGATGCCGGGCCCGCTCATCTTCGGAGGCCTGCCGACCGGCATGAAGGACGCCATTTCTTGCTGTCCAAGGGGCGTCGCGTCCGGGAGCGCGACGCGTCCGCACCGGGCGGTGGCGCGCTAGGATGG encodes:
- a CDS encoding glycosyltransferase family 2 protein produces the protein MEDRELKLAIIINCHNYEDYVRNAIASVLSQDTTHRDVIVVDDGSTDRSWEVIEQFKVRAFRKENGGQVSACRYGVSKTDAPFILFLDADDELVPGSIQTIIQHLDADVAKLQFPLLRIDSNGTPLGTSFPNLAKGRARATFVKAIERAGTYISPPTSGNVFRRDLCALLEDAHYDSAVDGVMLLAAPFHGDVVSLSEPLGRYRLHNKNKSGTNRTPTVALIRKHQKRFVDRLEHLRTALPDRDGSCKIASPTRMYMHARYNNYCDILEMRRITWAGVVVTIRSFPTWYSPLRRVSVVLFLLACTILPRRTVRSILEARLTGSWRPVVSNIRTLGMARSG